The genomic interval CAGCCTTCAATCTGGCGTAAAACTTTTCATCCAGATCACCTAATACTTCTTCGGCAATATCCTCTCTCAAAAAACCAAGAAGGATACGCTGTGCCAGTCTGGGTGGAATATGGTTTGATCTATTTGACACTGGTTATGGATGTTATCAGTTTAAATAAGGGAACTCCCCAAACTGAGGAGCCTTTAAATGGATTTACTGTCTTAATTATAGCTAAGTAGTATTACATAGAACCACCAAAGTTGAGTTTATTGGCAAATGCCGGATACTGGCTCCACAAGGACATACGAAAATCTCTGGCGGCTGAAAGTGCCTGTTGTCCGTAGGCGGTAATGGTGTAAATGCGTTTCCGGCGGCCACCTCTTTCAGCAGTAGCTTTTCCCATATCCGATTTTACAAATCCTTTTTCTTCCAGGCGGGTGAGGGTAGAATGTACTGCCCCAATGGAAACTTCCCTGGAAGTCTGGGATTCAAATTCTTCTGCAATTTTAAAAGCGTAGGCTTCTTCTCCCAGAATACCTACAATGAGCAGAATCACTTCTTCAAATTCTCCTAGTCGTGTTTCAATCATTTGTTACTAAATTGTAGAACTAATATATACAAATCTTTTTCATTTGTTCTACGATTTAGTAACAAATGTTTTTAGGACGTATAGACGGCAGGAAAAAACAGATGAATGGTTTGAGAAAAATATTGGATATATAGCAGGCTAACGTTTCAGTTGCTGTAACACATACTGATAGAATCGTTCTTTATTGACATGGGTAGCCATTTGTACCCATTTTCCAGAACCAGGCTTCCTGAAAGTTTGCCCAGAATTATGGCCATTTGGCTGTATTTCCAGCTCCACTTTTTCGAGCACAAATGCATCAGGAATACCCAGGTAACTGGCAGCCAGAATATCCCACATAAAATAGGTATACTCGTAGGAAGGGATGGTATCAATAGTCGTAGCCCAGAACTGACCAGCCAGATTAGAAAGCGGATAATCGGATTGCAAAGCCAGTATTTTCAGAAAGCCCATGGAAACAGGCACCATATTGGTTACATCCAGCGGAATCAGGACAAGCGGCAACTGGTAGGTAAGCAGTTTATGTGACGAAACCGGGTCCCAAAATACATTCCATTCTGCAGAGCCATCATGGTTATACGTACGCACATTTCCGGGCACATCCACGGCACCTCCCATCCAGATCACTTCGGCAATATTTTGCAGGATGCTCTTATCTTGTTCAATAGCAAATACGAGGTTAGAACAAGGTCCGGTTAGAAGGATGGTAACAGGCTGATCAGAAGACCGAATTGTGTGTACCAATACATCTACGCTATCCTTTATTTGTCCTTGCAGGGAAGTATCAATATTTATCAGACTGGGTAAAGCATTCAATACTTTTGGTTTAGCACGCCACTCGGCCGGAAATGCATTGATGCCATAATAATTTCCTGCACCGATTTGCATATCAGTTTTTCTGGCTAAGGTGAGAAGTTTATAAGTGGTTTCAATCGCATTTTCCGGATAGCAATCGGCAGGCGTAATGGAAATAGCTTTCAATTGAATATGATCCATGGTAAGCAATAGCATCAGCGAAAGCAGATCATCTACCGCACCATCGTGATCGAAAATAAGGAGTTTGCTCAAGTGAATTCAGGGTTAGTTGAGACCTGAATGTATAGAAAAAGGGAGGAATAGAAAAGCTATCTGTCTTTTTTTCCATTTTAAAATCGCACCTGTTCCACAGAAGTAAATACTGGTTTGCCCATTTCTTTGGCCAGAGATACCATCTGATCGGCACCCTGTGAAGCGCCGCCTGTCCGAAGGACACCATCGCAATTTGCCAGCAGATCAATGGCTACCGGATGAAAAATATCAGTGAATACAGAATCGCCAATTTTTGTAGAGCCTGCCGTTTCAATCAAGGATAAGGCTATCCATTCCCCTACCATGGGTAAAAAACCTGCCTGTAATACTTGCAAAGCCACCTGGTTCATATGTTGTAAATTAGCAGCAATTTTATTAGAATCATCGCCTGTTCCGGAGCGGTATGGGCCGGCCACCAGTATCATTTTCTTATTGGACATGTATCTTGGATAATAAAGATTGGAGATTGGAATATGTAAATCTAACTTCTAAAGAATGTTATGTAGTTGAAGATACTGTATCAGCATAATGGTTTTGCCGTCCATAATTTCGCCGGATGCTACCATTTCTATAGCTTTGGCAAAAGGTAATTCCAGAACTTCTATCTCTTCGTCATCTACGCCTCCTCCCCCATTAATGCGGTCTTTTTCGGTATATTCGGCAATGTAGAAGAATAACCTTTCAGTTACTGAGCCAGGACTCATATAGGCTTCATACACTTTTTTTACCGATGAAATCTTATATCCGGTTTCCTCTTCTACTTCCCGTTTGATGGCCACTTCCGGCTGATCCTGATCCAGCAGTCCGGCACAGGCTTCTATCAACATACCGGAATGATTGCCATTTACATAGGTTGGAAGCCTGAACTGACGGGTGAGAATAACAGTCCGGCTGACCTGGTTATACAGCAGAATCGTAGCGCCATTCCCCCTGTCGTATGCTTCCCGGGACTGGGTTTCCCAATGACCATTTTTACGCTGGTAATTAAAAGTAATCTTTTTTAACAGGTACCAGTTATCAGATAAAATTTTTTCTTCACAGATTTGGATTCGTTCGTTCATAAATCGTATTTTTGATCGTTTTTGTTCTTTTATGATTATTTATGAACAAATAAAACACATTTATATGAATTTTCAAATACGTAAGCAAATAATTTTATCTGCTGTAGAACTGGAAGGAAGTGTAGAAGTAAAAGAATTAGCCGAAAAGCTCCAGACTTCAGAAATTACAGTGCGCCGTGATTTAGCCGTTCTGGCAGAAAAAGGGCTATTATTCCGGACGCATGGAGGTGCTGTAAAAGTGAGTCTAGCCAAAGATCCGGTAACCTTTGCGAATAAAGCTGCTACAAACTATGCTTCCAAAGAACATATTGCCCAGCTGGCTTCTCAGCAAATCGTTGAAGGGGATACTGTTTTTATTGATTGTGGCAGTACCACTTTTTTGATGTGCCAGTTTATCAGGCATTTGTCTATAAAGGTAGTAACCAATTCATTGCCGGTGGTGAATGAACTCATGGGCTCCTCAGTACAGGTGAATATTGCAGGTGGCGAACTGGATGCCAAGAGGCAGGCCATACATGGAGTGATGGCTATCGAACACCTGAAACGCTATAAAGTTGATAAGGCATTTATAGGTGTAGACGGAATTTCACTAAAATATGGCCTGAGTGCTAATGGTGAAAAAGAAGCCTCTATTACACTGGCAGCAGCCAGTATCGCTAAGCATGTCTATTTACTCTGCGATTCGAGTAAACTGGAGAAAGAGAAATATTTCCGTTTTGCCCCTTTATCGCTTATTCATACATTAATTACTGACCAGCAAGCGCCACAGGAAGTATTACAAGCATACAAGCAAGCAGGTTTGCAGATATTGTCTTGAAACAAAAAAGAAGAAAGTATAAGCTTTCTTCTTTACAAAAATATCATGTACCCAATTTTACTGGCTCAGGCTATAGCGTACCTGTACGCCAAAATTGGTTTCTGCCCGGCGGAAAGAACTGGAAATTCTGGGTTCATTAATATTTCGTTCAAAATACATCTGCAAATTCAATCGCTGGTTTACGGTATAATTGATGGCTGGTTTAAGTTGGACACCTAAGTTTCCGGCTGTAACTGTGCTTCCTTCAGCCTCTGAACGAGTTATTGTTTTACTATCCCGGAGCGTAAAATCACACCTGAAGTTCAGGTCATTTTTCAGCACTACATTCTGTCCCTGTATTTTAAATGGAACCCGCACATTATTCTTCGTAAACCCAACTCCTACCACAAAATCTTTATTCCTCATCTCCATAAAATTAGGACTTGCCGACATACTCAACTGTAAATTCCGTTCCTGGTTGTATTCTACCCGTACTGTAACTTTACTCTGCGTACGGAGATTGATACCTACCAGCGGAGCAAATCTTTCTGTAATGGTTACCTGGTCAATAATATAAACCGGAATGTATGTACCTGTATCTTGTTTTAAACTTGCCAATGGGTATGTATTTTTTCCACCATTCAATTGAACCGCATCAGTTCCATATTCCAGGGAGGAAGTATAGTTGCGCACTGCAAAGTTAGAAGTATAACTATGGGTGATATTGACCGAAGAAAACAGATTCTTAAATATTTCCAGCCTCGACAAACCGGCATAATCTACCCGCCAGTTGGGCATCGGTATGGATATAAATGGATTAAGGCTCACCTTATTTGGATCTTTTCCGGAATATGCCGCAATAAAGGCCGGAATGGCTACATCTTGCGAGTTTTTCAAATAAAAACCATCTGACTCATTAATCGCCTCCAGTCTGTCCTTAATAATTCCCCGGTTGCTAAGGTACTCCCTAAATACACTGGATTCATTCTGGTTGTCATCTCCTTTAAATGCAGTAGCAATAGAAATAAAGGATATTGAAAAATTACCGGTTTTTACAGGATTTTGGCTAAGGAAATCATTAGCAGTAGAATCAAATCTGTAGAATTCATTATAATCCATCATCTTTATGCGCTTCGCATCCAGCTGGATTTTAAAATCCCGGAAGGGCTCAAGAGCCGTCCTGATATTCAGGTTTTCCGTAATATTCTGGCTAAACTGGTCATTGAGCGAGGTACTTCTCGACAGTAAGCCTTGTGCTGCCATTTTAGTACGTATTGATGCATCCTGGCTGCCCAGCACAAATGGAATTCCCGGATTGGTAAAAGAGCTATCCAGGCCAAAAAATCTGGGTGTACCCAAAAATCCTGGCAATATGGTTCCTTCTTCAATGGAATAAGTCACATTTATATTCCGTGCGGTCATGAGCACACGCAACAAACCTTTTAATACTTTCAGATCTGGTGGCCTGTCAACCGTATCTTTTGCTGCCGGTTTATTCTGGTTTTGCGGCTGCCGGAGATTATTCGAGGTCCGTTGCGGTTGAGGTGCAGGTGTGTTAATGGCTTTCAGAAACTTCACCTTATTGTATAAGCGTGTCAGATCAATACGGCCATTTACCGAACGGTCACGGGTATTTTGCATGGTATTTCCAAAGAAAACCCCATTTGTATCAACGGCAGCCAGAGAAGCCGCAAGCCAGTTATATCCGGCTGAATATTGCACATTAGCATCGAGCCAGTCGGTGAATGGAAACTTATCTAAAGGCAATTTATAGGTAGCTGTAACCCGCTGGCTAAAGTTTTTCATCCGGCCCAGCCGTTTGATATTGGCTTTTAAAGAGTCCCGTTTTGTAAAACCAGGCCGTAATTCCTCATTGTTAATTTCACCCTCCGGCTCATCAATTAAGGCATTAGCCGTAGCTGAATAGTCGAAGGTCAGGCTTTTAGTCAGATTCCATTTTACATCGTAGAGGCGGTTGAATGTAAAATACTTTTCATAAGTAGGTAAAATTCCAAACGTAGTCAGGTCGGAACTCCGGAGCTGAGTTTTGGTAAAAGTCCTATCCAGATCACCACGCACAGTTATGCTGCTGGGCATCAGGCTGAAATTAAAATCCTGCAACCATTTAAAGTACGGCGAACTCAGGAATTTTATATTTTTAAACGGTTCAATAGGTTTGGCTGAGCTATTGAAACTATACGCCAGTCCGCCTTTATAATTCTTCTGCAAGTATTGCTCCGTCAGGACATTGGTTTGTAAAATATCGCTGTAGGCATAGGTAAATGACAAGTTTTCAATATCATAGAAATGGCTTTTGGCATCCGGATTGGTTTTTACTTTTTGTACATTGGTAAAGTTTATGCTTCGCCTGGTGGTATTATCTTCTACCAGCGTTCGGTACGAATCTTTATCTTGCCCCCGGTCGCTTCGTAAGGAATTAAGTGCATCTTTCAGTTTCATATCCGGATCTAGGGGATTGAATCTGGGTGCTATTCTCATACGCTCATAACTAAGCAACATCGGAATTTTAAGTCCTAACTGGGAAGGCAGTAGTTTGTCCAGATTTACGGTAGAGGCAACATCCCACTGCGTAGTATTTTCCCTGGCTCTTTCAGAAATCTTCTGTTGAATACCTCCAAACCCGTAGGTGGTATGCCTGGCCGTAGCTGTAATAGTAGCAAAGTCAGCCAGCTTTGCACTAACTCTTGCAGTTGCCGCCCAGCCACCCTCCTGATCGAAGCCGGAAGAACGCAATTCATTGGCCCATACACATACCGTTTTTGGCCGGTTATCCCCTGGAGAAGCGGGATTTCGAACGCCGATCATCAGGGTTTGTACCGAACTTAAATCCGGATTCCCAATCACCCGAACTGTATACCTGTTGTTTTCGCCTCTCGGTTCACCGTAAGGGACAATCAGGCTAAAGTTATTTTTATTCCGGTTTGCTTTCACTTCTACCAGATCTGCAAAAGCAATGTCAATTTCATTTTCTTCCGGCCAGATGTCCCTTTCAGTGGAATTTAGTGCTGTTAAATTTTGCCGAGATAAAGTGAGGGGAACTTCAATTTCATAATAGTTTTCAGTAAAGTCAGTTCCCAAACGTATAAAACCAGTAACTTCTCCAGCCTCAAACTGATCCCGGCTGTCGGCATGGAAGAACATTTTTAGCCTTTTGTAATTGATCAGATCCAGGCTTACATTTTTGAAAGCAGCTCTGGCATCTTTATCATTTAAGTCTTCCACACATAATCTCAATGATTGTTCATTGAGCGGACGGTTGTTCTGGGTAGTAATATCCCGGTCACGAATAAATCCTGGTGGCACTTTATATGGGCTGGTACTGTTACTTCCTCCCTGGCTATTTTCTTCAATATTTACGGTAGACAATGTAAAATTGGCATCATTGGGCTCTAAAGGCTCCTGTAATCCTTTATCATACATGGTCTGGGTATAAGGCCGCCACTGATTGGATACCAATTGATATTGAGCAAAACGTAACACTACCGGCTGTTCAAAATTAGTAAGAAACATGCGCATAAAGCGGATAGACTTAAAGCCATTGATACTACCTACTCTCTCTGGGTTTTCCCGGATTGGAATCCTAAACTGATACCAAGTTACTGTTTCAGTACCAACAGGTGCATCTACTTTATCTACAATATATCCCTCTCCTACTTTTAACTTGCCATCCTGGAGAGGAATTTTATATTGATAATAAGCTTCCAGTTCATTCAGCGTATTATCCGTATTCAAATCTTCATTATCTGGATAGGTAGAGGAAGCAGGAATCACCTCACCACCGCCAGCCTCCGGGGAGTTATTTTCCATACCATTATAATTCTTGTAGCGCTCCAGAATCTTGGCATCCTGGGCATCATAAGCAGGATCAAGAAAATATTTAAAATCATCGCCAGAAGGATCATTTGCAATACCAGTAGCTTGAGGATATTTAGAAACAAAATCACCAAAATAAGAACTCTCTGTGGCAGAATTTAAACCATCCAAACCAAGGTCTTGCCGGGCACGGCTGCCAGGATCAGTGCTAAAAGCATTGGTTAAGAATTGTTTAGTAGTAACCCGGCCCCAGTCGTTTTCAGCTACATCTTTTTCGCGGTCATCTGCTACAGGCAAACCATTCTCAAAAGCATGGCGGCCATCTTTCATCACATCCTCTGATATGCTGCCCAGATTAATATATAAATCTCCTCCTTTATCATTATTTATACCTCCATTAGGCCCTCTACCGTCTATTACCCGACCTTTATCACCCTTTATAAATGGGTCCATCAGCCAGAATTCGATATATTGTATATTGGCATTGTCGAAATCAATATCATAGGTCATTGCTCTCGTAATAGACGCCCAGCTCTTTTTGGGATCGTCCAGCGTACCATCTTCCTTCAGATTTGGATTATAATTATACATACCCCGTTCTGCTGGGAAAAAGGCCAGGTCAAAAATAGATTCATTTAATGGTAGCTGGTAATTGGCCCTGTTTGGGAAAACTTCCTGGGGTGCTACAGCCCGTACGTAATGGTTTTGTTTATCTTCGCTGGTAATATTAGAAGGATAATTTGCGCCTCCATCCCGGTAAAATATATTATCTACATTATACCAGGCTAATTTAGCTCTGCGGTAGGTAGATGTAAGGCGATTATTTTCATCATATGCCATTTGAGGCAATTCTCGTGTGGGCTGTGGCGTAGAGCCGAGTTTCCAGCGTTGCTGGGGTAAACGGGTTAGGTCGAAAGGTGTTTCGGCCCCTTCAAAGTCATCAATAAACGAGTTATTCTGAGCAAGTGGTGCTACAGCAGGAAATAATTTGGCATACTCTCCGCTTACGTTAATCGTTGACATTTCTTTGGTCTCCAGGAAAGGCAGTTTGTCAATTAATCTGGTCAGGAAAAGGGATTCTTTACGCAGATTGGCATCTACTCCGAAAATAGCATTATTAGTAGGTTCATTTCCTAATCCCACCCTGGTGAGCAGAGGCCGTTCCTTCAATTTCATAAAGGTAGAACCAATGATAAAATCTTTATTTACCATATAATCCAGCCTGGTACCCAGCAGAAAACGCTGCTGGTTCTGGAACAGATCAGGCTTTTCATATTGGATATTAATTTCCCGTCCTGAATTCTGGATACTCTCATTAATAATGCGGACTTTCTGCCCTTCTATAATATAATCTTGTCCTAATACCAAAGGTACGCCCCCGGCTGTAACGGTCATGGAATTTTCATCTGCACCTATGCCAGGAATCATTACTTCGCTGGAAGCTGAAGATTGCAGGCTGCCTTTCAGGAAAAACTTATTTTTATCCGCTACCTGCTGTGCCTCTTGTTTGGTAGAACGGTAGAGTGTAGTAAACACATACTTATTTACCAGCGGAAGCTCAGTTCCAGGATCAATCCATGGACTTGGTGCCTGCCTCGGCCGTCGTACAGTAGGTGTAGTAAGATAACTCCCAAAAGGTTCCAGAACTGGGAAAATAATCCGTCCATATCGGCTGTCAACGGTAATTCCCTCAATAAAATCAAAGTTCCCATCAATCTGGGGATCATTCTGTGGGTTAAGCTGATCTAACTTAAACACCTGCACCAGCGGGACATCTTTTGTGTTTCTTCCTTCCTGCAAACTTGGATTATCTACCCCTGTTAAGTCATCTTTATAGATCACCCGTAGCTGAAAGCCCTGCCGGTTAATCTGTCCGCTGCCCAGGGAATAAATGTTTTTCATCATCAGGTTCCATGTAGGCAGATCAACCCGCACGGTAGAAGGCCGGAGTAATTTCAGGATAATTACCTCATCTTCAGTACGGTTCTGGTAATCCTCAGTGAGTTCGCCTACTTTGTATTTTCTACCCTGGTAGGTATATTCATAGGCGACAGCCAGTACTTCATCGTTCCGCAAAGGCGTATTGAGTGATATATAACCTAATTGTGCATTAAATACAAACTCTGTTTCTGATAATCTGCGAGAAGCACGGATGAGTTCATAGTCTTCCCCTTTCTGTAAGCCAACTCCATCCAGTATACCACTCGTATTATCTGCCTGCCTAATACTAGCATTTCCGGTAACTGCAGCAAAAAGTCCATTGGCATTGTTATCAGCTTGTCTGTTTCCACTAATAGGAACCATTACTCCCAGGCTAGG from Rhodocytophaga rosea carries:
- a CDS encoding PadR family transcriptional regulator yields the protein MIETRLGEFEEVILLIVGILGEEAYAFKIAEEFESQTSREVSIGAVHSTLTRLEEKGFVKSDMGKATAERGGRRKRIYTITAYGQQALSAARDFRMSLWSQYPAFANKLNFGGSM
- a CDS encoding nucleoside hydrolase — its product is MSKLLIFDHDGAVDDLLSLMLLLTMDHIQLKAISITPADCYPENAIETTYKLLTLARKTDMQIGAGNYYGINAFPAEWRAKPKVLNALPSLINIDTSLQGQIKDSVDVLVHTIRSSDQPVTILLTGPCSNLVFAIEQDKSILQNIAEVIWMGGAVDVPGNVRTYNHDGSAEWNVFWDPVSSHKLLTYQLPLVLIPLDVTNMVPVSMGFLKILALQSDYPLSNLAGQFWATTIDTIPSYEYTYFMWDILAASYLGIPDAFVLEKVELEIQPNGHNSGQTFRKPGSGKWVQMATHVNKERFYQYVLQQLKR
- a CDS encoding DUF4406 domain-containing protein, with amino-acid sequence MSNKKMILVAGPYRSGTGDDSNKIAANLQHMNQVALQVLQAGFLPMVGEWIALSLIETAGSTKIGDSVFTDIFHPVAIDLLANCDGVLRTGGASQGADQMVSLAKEMGKPVFTSVEQVRF
- the nudK gene encoding GDP-mannose pyrophosphatase NudK translates to MNERIQICEEKILSDNWYLLKKITFNYQRKNGHWETQSREAYDRGNGATILLYNQVSRTVILTRQFRLPTYVNGNHSGMLIEACAGLLDQDQPEVAIKREVEEETGYKISSVKKVYEAYMSPGSVTERLFFYIAEYTEKDRINGGGGVDDEEIEVLELPFAKAIEMVASGEIMDGKTIMLIQYLQLHNIL
- a CDS encoding DeoR/GlpR family DNA-binding transcription regulator encodes the protein MNFQIRKQIILSAVELEGSVEVKELAEKLQTSEITVRRDLAVLAEKGLLFRTHGGAVKVSLAKDPVTFANKAATNYASKEHIAQLASQQIVEGDTVFIDCGSTTFLMCQFIRHLSIKVVTNSLPVVNELMGSSVQVNIAGGELDAKRQAIHGVMAIEHLKRYKVDKAFIGVDGISLKYGLSANGEKEASITLAAASIAKHVYLLCDSSKLEKEKYFRFAPLSLIHTLITDQQAPQEVLQAYKQAGLQILS
- the sov gene encoding T9SS outer membrane translocon Sov/SprA; the protein is MFRSTHYIFIAGSILFFLITQVAFQAQAKSNSFYYQTPAIEPSDSTKKDSLPTLPARRGPSFFSRDRYGNPFSSTLLTSPLFPTSLNSVKIQTQADSAGNITIHEKLGELDYRPASSLSYKEFSRYQDQRLARDYWRAKAAAADGKSEVTGRSLFPTIRISPVFDRIFGGNYIDFKTNGFVLLDFGGKFQRVQNPNIPVRQQRVPLFDFDQQVSLNAIGQVGEKMKMTANFDTKASFQFEQNLKLEYTGYEEDIIQKIEAGNVSMPVNSSLITGAQNLFGIKTQLRFGRLNVTSIAANQRASVDQVAVKGGVQTRKFEIRASDYEDNRHFFLSQFFRDGYESSLRTIPAISSNVTITRVEVYVTNRNNNTSTLRNIVGLLDLGETSKIYKPSLGVMVPISGNRQADNNANGLFAAVTGNASIRQADNTSGILDGVGLQKGEDYELIRASRRLSETEFVFNAQLGYISLNTPLRNDEVLAVAYEYTYQGRKYKVGELTEDYQNRTEDEVIILKLLRPSTVRVDLPTWNLMMKNIYSLGSGQINRQGFQLRVIYKDDLTGVDNPSLQEGRNTKDVPLVQVFKLDQLNPQNDPQIDGNFDFIEGITVDSRYGRIIFPVLEPFGSYLTTPTVRRPRQAPSPWIDPGTELPLVNKYVFTTLYRSTKQEAQQVADKNKFFLKGSLQSSASSEVMIPGIGADENSMTVTAGGVPLVLGQDYIIEGQKVRIINESIQNSGREINIQYEKPDLFQNQQRFLLGTRLDYMVNKDFIIGSTFMKLKERPLLTRVGLGNEPTNNAIFGVDANLRKESLFLTRLIDKLPFLETKEMSTINVSGEYAKLFPAVAPLAQNNSFIDDFEGAETPFDLTRLPQQRWKLGSTPQPTRELPQMAYDENNRLTSTYRRAKLAWYNVDNIFYRDGGANYPSNITSEDKQNHYVRAVAPQEVFPNRANYQLPLNESIFDLAFFPAERGMYNYNPNLKEDGTLDDPKKSWASITRAMTYDIDFDNANIQYIEFWLMDPFIKGDKGRVIDGRGPNGGINNDKGGDLYINLGSISEDVMKDGRHAFENGLPVADDREKDVAENDWGRVTTKQFLTNAFSTDPGSRARQDLGLDGLNSATESSYFGDFVSKYPQATGIANDPSGDDFKYFLDPAYDAQDAKILERYKNYNGMENNSPEAGGGEVIPASSTYPDNEDLNTDNTLNELEAYYQYKIPLQDGKLKVGEGYIVDKVDAPVGTETVTWYQFRIPIRENPERVGSINGFKSIRFMRMFLTNFEQPVVLRFAQYQLVSNQWRPYTQTMYDKGLQEPLEPNDANFTLSTVNIEENSQGGSNSTSPYKVPPGFIRDRDITTQNNRPLNEQSLRLCVEDLNDKDARAAFKNVSLDLINYKRLKMFFHADSRDQFEAGEVTGFIRLGTDFTENYYEIEVPLTLSRQNLTALNSTERDIWPEENEIDIAFADLVEVKANRNKNNFSLIVPYGEPRGENNRYTVRVIGNPDLSSVQTLMIGVRNPASPGDNRPKTVCVWANELRSSGFDQEGGWAATARVSAKLADFATITATARHTTYGFGGIQQKISERARENTTQWDVASTVNLDKLLPSQLGLKIPMLLSYERMRIAPRFNPLDPDMKLKDALNSLRSDRGQDKDSYRTLVEDNTTRRSINFTNVQKVKTNPDAKSHFYDIENLSFTYAYSDILQTNVLTEQYLQKNYKGGLAYSFNSSAKPIEPFKNIKFLSSPYFKWLQDFNFSLMPSSITVRGDLDRTFTKTQLRSSDLTTFGILPTYEKYFTFNRLYDVKWNLTKSLTFDYSATANALIDEPEGEINNEELRPGFTKRDSLKANIKRLGRMKNFSQRVTATYKLPLDKFPFTDWLDANVQYSAGYNWLAASLAAVDTNGVFFGNTMQNTRDRSVNGRIDLTRLYNKVKFLKAINTPAPQPQRTSNNLRQPQNQNKPAAKDTVDRPPDLKVLKGLLRVLMTARNINVTYSIEEGTILPGFLGTPRFFGLDSSFTNPGIPFVLGSQDASIRTKMAAQGLLSRSTSLNDQFSQNITENLNIRTALEPFRDFKIQLDAKRIKMMDYNEFYRFDSTANDFLSQNPVKTGNFSISFISIATAFKGDDNQNESSVFREYLSNRGIIKDRLEAINESDGFYLKNSQDVAIPAFIAAYSGKDPNKVSLNPFISIPMPNWRVDYAGLSRLEIFKNLFSSVNITHSYTSNFAVRNYTSSLEYGTDAVQLNGGKNTYPLASLKQDTGTYIPVYIIDQVTITERFAPLVGINLRTQSKVTVRVEYNQERNLQLSMSASPNFMEMRNKDFVVGVGFTKNNVRVPFKIQGQNVVLKNDLNFRCDFTLRDSKTITRSEAEGSTVTAGNLGVQLKPAINYTVNQRLNLQMYFERNINEPRISSSFRRAETNFGVQVRYSLSQ